The window CCCTCTGCTTGACTCCATCATTCCCGATAACCCCATGGGGGCTTACGACATGAAGGATGTGATTCGAGAAATCGTCGATGATGGAAAATTCTTTGAAGTTCACGAACTTTACGCCCCTAACATCGTTGTGGGGTTTGCTCGCCTTGGTGGGAATACCATTGGAATTATAGCTAACCAGCCTAAGGTTCTTGCTGGTTGCCTCGATATTGACTCATCAGACAAAGCTACACGCTTCATCCGATTCTGCGATGCCTTTAATATTCCTCTGCTTACTATCGCCGATGTGCCCGGCTATCTTCCCGGGAAGCAACAGGAGTGGGGCGGTATAATCCGTCATGGAGCTAAGTTATTGTGGTGCTATTCTGAAGCAACCGTTCCCAAAATTACGCTCATTACTCGAAAAGACTACGGTGGTTCCTACCTTGCTATGTGTTCGCGAGACCTTGGATGTGATGTGGTTCTTGCCTGGCCCACGGCAGAAATTGCCGTTATGGGAGCAGAGGGTGCGGCAAACATTATATTCAGAAAAGAAATCCAGGAAGCTTCAGATCCGGAAGCAAAAAGGAAAGAAAAGATCGAAGAATACCGTAATCTTTTGTATAACCCCTACATTGCTGCATCCAGAGGCTATATTGATGCGGTGATCGTGCCGAGTGAGACTCGACCATGGCTTATTGATGCACTTAATATGCTAAAAACCAAGAGAACGGCTCTACCACCCAAGAAACACGGAAACATACCTGTATAAAAGGAAAAAAGGACGGTTAATCACGCAGGGGCACATAATGCCGTGCCCCTGCTTAAACACATTATCAATCGCCCATAACGACTTGCCTTAGAGAGGCAATTCGCCTCCGCCAGTTGCGCTTGATTTTGGTGTAGGTTTCTCTATCTTTTTCAGCCATTTTCCTGGCGAAATCCATCGTTTTGGGGAAAAGTTCTGCTTCGGAAAAAGCACCATCTACAATCCCGAGTTCTGCCGCTTCTTTGCCTCCAATTCTTGCTCCAGTCAGAATTAAGTCCTTTACTGCACGGGGATTTGGAAGTGTTTCAACTACTTCCTGCATGAGAAGCGTAAAGGGGATTTTTATATCCACTTCAGGCAAGCAAAACCAGCCCCGGTCTTCTCGCATAAAGCGAAAATCTAAGGTCGCAGACAAAATGGCGCCTCCAGCGAAAGTATGACCCGTAAGACACCCGATAGTTGGAAGGTTCAGAAGTGCCGCTCTGAAATAGACTTTGTCCATAAGCCTTGCAAATTCCATGAAATATTCTCGAGGCTGTTGGCTTAGCCAATCCAGGTTGATGCCTGTGCACCAGAACTTGGATGAATTGCTGGTGATCACCAATGATGCGTTTTCTTTTGTAGCTTCAATCTGATCGAAGATTGCAAGATATTCTTCAAGAACGTCTTTTGTGAAGGTATTAGCTCCATCTCCATTTGTGAGAGTCAAGACAAAAACAGATCCGTCTTTAGTGAGT of the Thermodesulforhabdaceae bacterium genome contains:
- a CDS encoding enoyl-CoA hydratase/isomerase family protein; protein product: MTSMELTKDGSVFVLTLTNGDGANTFTKDVLEEYLAIFDQIEATKENASLVITSNSSKFWCTGINLDWLSQQPREYFMEFARLMDKVYFRAALLNLPTIGCLTGHTFAGGAILSATLDFRFMREDRGWFCLPEVDIKIPFTLLMQEVVETLPNPRAVKDLILTGARIGGKEAAELGIVDGAFSEAELFPKTMDFARKMAEKDRETYTKIKRNWRRRIASLRQVVMGD